A genomic stretch from Sporocytophaga myxococcoides DSM 11118 includes:
- a CDS encoding gliding motility-associated C-terminal domain-containing protein, with protein sequence MKSKFFLIILLLLSITGLKAQHSKFDWGFSIYEGQGLLQQTNDFVLDGDGSIIATGYYTGSGLDFDPDNTNKFIVGHGEKDIFVAKYNQDGKLAWAFGLGSSQDDEGKSICVDKDGNVYITGYFQGNIDVDPGEGIRSLFGEFNVKQTFVAKYKGTDGSLIWSGMVKSSSDNVGIGISTEESGNITLTGNWISKNQLNQIDLDLNSKGYYKQSRGQTSSFISVYSGTTGEIKWGGIMTGFNAECEITAHITDSKGSIYTTGYFIESVDFDITETANDQKSNYGSVFLAKYSQTGTLEWINTFQNNFSGKTNMIHDLCIDNSGYITITGSLETQTDIDPSFVTNNISPKSSCNILLAQFDALGTYRWSLVIGSGAVTRGLNVAASSSGTIYLAGVFQNRLDPDPVNSNSSTLNGLATDIVMAKYSQEGKFIWAENMGGNLNDTVSALAINGKGKIFIGGAVNGSGNFDPDQQKQAFFSGNNGDLFIAKYDSRIEPVFTFNPLLQMTYGDKPFTLEASVNSGMPITFTSSDTSVVKFSGAIANITGAGFTMLTANAGGNENYFPGSSTPRDFTVNKAQQELTFENIPTKTYGDAPFVPDFKSSAGLPITLYSEIQTIATTSGNVITITGAGFVTISAWCDGDKNYFPSNVVYRILNVNKANQLITFEPMAERTYGEPPFTLNATSSSGLPLQFESSNLAVASTSGSVVTLTGIGSTSIIAHQEGNQNYLPATIERQLKVKGPILSISGREIVAENTLQAYSIVPQLSGHTYDWEYSDENVVFPNKTGPTIAIGFNKNSENGNLRCFIFTPEGSPYDTVNFEVKINRGSTVILPGTSCPASTAFEPCAGGQIDYFRLASIGNKDSGCNPSGYSDYTQSEISTKIFLGDIYNAEIHTSSYKLSSPTYYSAIWIDYNNNGEFDDAGEFLTSSFGKDSVITLQNLSISSNADFAGARRLRVRMRTTGAFTSSQGCISQGETGETEDYLIQLTNHDRLEAPSIITPNNDGMNDYFVIRGINNKEENKLEIFDRFGQVWYSRKSYANNWNGTTEEGLQLQAGTYYYVFYNGDSIIKGFVELKY encoded by the coding sequence ATGAAAAGTAAATTTTTCTTAATTATCCTTTTATTGCTTTCCATCACAGGATTAAAAGCTCAGCATAGTAAGTTTGACTGGGGATTCTCCATTTATGAAGGCCAGGGCTTACTTCAGCAAACAAATGACTTTGTTCTTGATGGTGATGGAAGTATTATAGCTACAGGTTATTATACCGGCTCCGGACTTGATTTTGACCCAGATAACACCAATAAATTTATAGTAGGACATGGTGAAAAAGATATCTTTGTTGCCAAATATAATCAAGACGGGAAACTAGCCTGGGCCTTTGGACTCGGATCCTCACAGGACGATGAAGGTAAAAGTATTTGCGTTGATAAAGATGGTAATGTATACATCACCGGTTATTTCCAGGGAAATATAGACGTCGATCCTGGAGAAGGCATCCGCAGCCTTTTTGGGGAATTTAATGTCAAACAAACTTTTGTCGCTAAATATAAAGGAACCGATGGTTCATTAATCTGGTCTGGCATGGTAAAATCCTCTTCAGATAATGTGGGAATTGGTATATCAACTGAAGAGTCCGGCAACATTACTTTAACCGGAAATTGGATATCTAAAAATCAGTTAAACCAGATTGATTTAGACCTTAACAGCAAGGGTTATTATAAACAAAGCAGAGGACAAACTTCTTCTTTCATTTCAGTATACAGTGGAACCACAGGAGAAATTAAATGGGGCGGAATAATGACCGGTTTTAATGCAGAATGTGAAATTACGGCTCATATTACAGATTCTAAGGGAAGTATCTATACAACAGGTTATTTTATAGAATCAGTAGATTTTGATATTACTGAAACCGCTAATGATCAAAAAAGCAACTATGGTTCTGTCTTTCTTGCAAAGTATTCTCAGACAGGAACGCTGGAATGGATCAACACATTTCAAAATAATTTTTCCGGAAAGACCAACATGATCCATGATCTTTGTATTGATAACTCTGGTTACATTACCATTACAGGATCATTGGAAACACAGACAGACATAGATCCATCATTTGTCACTAATAACATCAGTCCAAAATCTTCCTGCAATATCCTCCTTGCTCAGTTTGATGCACTTGGAACCTACAGGTGGTCACTTGTCATTGGAAGTGGTGCTGTGACTCGTGGATTAAATGTGGCTGCTTCATCATCAGGTACCATTTACCTTGCCGGAGTTTTTCAAAACAGATTAGATCCAGATCCGGTCAATTCAAATTCAAGCACATTAAATGGATTAGCAACTGATATAGTAATGGCCAAATATTCTCAAGAGGGTAAATTTATATGGGCTGAAAATATGGGAGGAAATCTCAACGATACTGTATCTGCATTAGCTATTAATGGCAAAGGAAAAATATTTATCGGCGGAGCTGTCAATGGTAGCGGTAACTTCGATCCTGACCAGCAAAAACAGGCTTTTTTCTCAGGGAACAATGGTGACCTGTTTATTGCAAAGTACGATAGCAGAATTGAACCTGTGTTTACTTTTAACCCACTTTTACAAATGACATATGGGGATAAGCCTTTTACACTGGAAGCTTCCGTTAATTCAGGAATGCCTATAACTTTTACAAGCTCTGATACCTCTGTTGTTAAATTTTCAGGAGCAATAGCAAATATTACAGGAGCAGGCTTTACTATGTTAACAGCAAATGCAGGAGGCAATGAAAATTATTTTCCCGGCTCATCAACACCCAGAGATTTTACAGTTAACAAGGCACAACAAGAATTAACCTTTGAAAATATTCCCACAAAAACATATGGTGATGCTCCATTTGTACCTGATTTCAAGTCGAGTGCAGGTCTTCCTATTACCCTTTACAGTGAAATTCAAACTATAGCTACTACCTCTGGAAATGTTATTACAATTACCGGAGCAGGTTTTGTTACGATCAGTGCTTGGTGCGACGGAGACAAGAATTATTTTCCATCAAATGTTGTTTATAGAATCTTAAATGTAAACAAGGCTAATCAATTAATAACCTTTGAGCCAATGGCAGAGCGCACTTATGGAGAACCACCTTTTACCTTAAATGCAACTTCATCTTCCGGTTTACCTTTACAATTTGAAAGTTCTAATCTTGCTGTCGCCTCAACATCAGGAAGTGTGGTCACTCTCACTGGTATAGGAAGTACTTCTATAATTGCTCACCAGGAAGGGAATCAGAATTATCTCCCAGCTACTATTGAAAGACAACTGAAAGTAAAAGGGCCTATCTTATCTATTTCAGGAAGAGAAATTGTTGCTGAAAATACCTTGCAGGCGTATTCAATAGTGCCTCAGTTAAGCGGACATACATATGACTGGGAATACTCAGACGAAAATGTTGTTTTTCCTAACAAAACGGGCCCTACAATTGCAATAGGTTTTAATAAAAATTCTGAAAACGGCAATCTGCGATGCTTCATTTTTACCCCGGAAGGAAGTCCATATGACACTGTCAACTTTGAAGTTAAAATTAATAGAGGATCAACTGTAATTCTTCCGGGCACCTCCTGCCCCGCTTCTACAGCATTTGAACCTTGCGCTGGAGGACAGATTGATTATTTCAGACTGGCATCAATAGGTAACAAAGATTCAGGATGTAATCCAAGTGGTTATTCGGATTATACCCAATCGGAGATAAGTACAAAAATTTTCCTGGGAGATATTTATAATGCAGAGATTCATACATCCAGTTATAAGCTTTCCTCTCCCACTTATTACAGCGCCATCTGGATAGATTACAATAACAACGGAGAGTTTGATGATGCAGGTGAATTCCTTACTTCATCTTTCGGTAAAGATTCAGTAATAACACTTCAGAATCTTTCCATATCAAGCAATGCTGATTTTGCAGGAGCAAGAAGACTCAGAGTGCGTATGCGTACTACCGGTGCTTTTACTTCTTCACAAGGATGTATCTCTCAGGGTGAAACAGGAGAAACAGAAGACTACCTGATACAGCTAACCAACCACGATCGCCTGGAAGCTCCGAGTATTATTACCCCCAATAACGATGGAATGAATGATTATTTCGTTATTCGAGGAATCAATAACAAAGAAGAAAATAAACTGGAAATATTTGATCGTTTTGGCCAGGTATGGTATAGCAGAAAAAGCTATGCAAACAACTGGAATGGCACCACTGAAGAGGGGTTGCAGCTTCAGGCCGGAACCTATTATTATGTTTTCTACAATGGAGACAGCATAATAAAAGGATTTGTTGAGTTGAAATATTAA
- a CDS encoding molybdenum cofactor guanylyltransferase, translating to MEENVLGVVMAGGLSSRMGQDKGLLKDTGQTWAENAFVKLNQLPMEVVVSINEKQRLPYSDLFHPELLIIDKDIVEGPLNGILTVHTHLPTKDLFLLACDVRDIGTDLLSKIYHAHISNFSEDYDYYILKNDMQEEPLIGIYKSDFLKRIMFMTEKNLLAKNSLKYILSFGRGFYIHLNESEKIGVKNFNTPGDLMESFAIK from the coding sequence ATGGAAGAAAATGTACTTGGAGTAGTGATGGCCGGAGGCCTTAGCAGCAGAATGGGCCAAGACAAAGGTTTGTTAAAGGATACCGGTCAGACATGGGCTGAAAACGCCTTTGTAAAGTTAAATCAGTTACCAATGGAAGTTGTTGTCTCTATTAATGAGAAACAGAGACTTCCTTACTCCGACTTATTTCATCCGGAGCTATTGATTATAGATAAAGACATTGTAGAAGGCCCGCTAAACGGTATTCTTACAGTACATACACATTTACCAACTAAAGATCTTTTCCTTTTGGCATGCGATGTGCGCGATATTGGTACGGACTTATTAAGCAAAATTTATCACGCACACATTTCTAATTTTTCAGAAGATTATGATTATTATATACTTAAAAACGACATGCAGGAAGAACCGCTTATAGGTATATATAAATCAGACTTTTTGAAAAGGATAATGTTCATGACGGAGAAAAATCTTTTGGCTAAAAACAGTTTAAAATATATCCTATCATTTGGAAGGGGATTTTACATTCATCTTAATGAAAGTGAAAAAATTGGTGTAAAAAATTTTAATACTCCCGGCGATCTTATGGAATCATTTGCAATAAAATAA
- a CDS encoding tRNA(His) guanylyltransferase Thg1 family protein, with protein sequence MKFDELDSKMRVYETAHDISVLPGIYMVARIDGRGFTKLTKEVHPFEAPFDVRFRDYMIETVKHLMNCGFKVIYGYTESDEISLLFDLNENLFSRKHRKYNSILAGEASAKFSLLLCGLAAFDCRICELPNKQLVIDYFRWRNEDAYRNSLNAHCYWRLRKDNFTQADATKKIEGMSVAEKNELLFSYNINFNDLPVWQKRGIGFYWEMVDKEGFNPKTNQQVISKRRQLKVDMKLPMKDEYSKFISDIIELNNIE encoded by the coding sequence ATGAAGTTTGATGAATTGGATAGTAAGATGAGGGTTTATGAAACTGCTCATGATATATCCGTATTACCTGGTATTTACATGGTTGCCAGAATTGATGGGAGAGGCTTTACAAAACTTACAAAAGAAGTACATCCGTTTGAAGCTCCTTTTGATGTGAGGTTCAGAGATTATATGATTGAAACGGTGAAACACCTTATGAACTGTGGCTTTAAGGTCATTTACGGATATACTGAAAGTGATGAAATATCACTGTTGTTTGATTTAAATGAAAATTTGTTTTCTCGCAAACACAGAAAGTATAACTCAATACTTGCAGGTGAAGCCAGTGCTAAATTTTCCTTACTTCTATGCGGGCTTGCAGCATTCGATTGCAGAATCTGCGAGTTGCCAAACAAGCAACTAGTGATAGATTATTTCAGATGGAGAAATGAAGATGCATACAGAAACTCTTTGAATGCCCATTGCTACTGGAGGTTGCGGAAAGACAATTTTACACAAGCCGATGCGACTAAAAAGATAGAAGGGATGAGTGTTGCGGAGAAGAATGAATTATTATTTTCTTATAATATAAACTTCAATGATTTGCCAGTCTGGCAGAAGAGGGGCATTGGGTTTTACTGGGAAATGGTCGATAAGGAAGGCTTTAATCCTAAAACAAACCAGCAGGTGATATCTAAAAGAAGACAGCTAAAGGTAGATATGAAACTACCAATGAAAGATGAATATTCAAAGTTCATTTCGGACATCATTGAATTGAATAATATAGAATAA
- a CDS encoding PAS domain S-box protein, whose protein sequence is MIRNNNASVELAEMLARHEQLGYLLLDSDWRIYNINSVAEDIFCVSKHDVLEGLITEQFPSLKDSEHFTCIKEALNGTPKELTELTLSPFSIDSRKLFRFSYLPFKGDNDEGAGVLMLVKNLTEAPIALNSAGKKFEFIIDEIDVGIWEVDMMGHTLYLNKCMCTMLNLSSIDDIKGRTYFEFFTPRSIEAMRNQHQKRLDDVASVFEGELISKNGKILNVMIHGSPLFDSCGKIKGYIGTFTDITLKINYQRELKNSEERFRMLFEKSHRANLISKDYKITLVNDALLKKFGYSSVDELIGKSPTILLSPKSFEAINERISRIDNHEEVEPTFELFFADKDGIEFPAEVEITYFELADGKSTHISIKDITAQKIAEEEIKSSEAKFRSLFNTQMIGIAFTDSNQKIVEVNTKFLEIIKYTREQFYEKEMYWKDLTPEEYLWRDEIAVEEFMKNGFITPYEKEYLRRDGSKVPVLIASAILGGIKNLGVGFVIDASELKKSREETSKIAEELSKFLYMASHDLKGPLASVIGLTMVAKGEVADAKAIEYFSLIEKCTKKLDSSLLNLMKIIRIKSNVFEFVEIDFKKLVPEVLDTLIYQQAFDLPKLELNVDLKTPFFSDEELLVSIFQNLFENSIKYKSLLRKLLIKVTVRDSNDAIEIIVEDNGRGINSNIINRIFDMFYRGDSDSKGSGLGLYIVQNGIEKFNGSISVRNIESGGAEFHIILPRDATMS, encoded by the coding sequence ATGATCCGAAATAACAATGCCTCTGTAGAATTGGCTGAAATGCTTGCCAGGCATGAGCAACTAGGTTACCTGTTGCTGGATTCCGATTGGAGAATTTATAATATAAATTCAGTGGCAGAGGATATTTTCTGTGTGTCAAAGCATGATGTACTGGAAGGATTGATTACAGAGCAGTTCCCTTCTCTCAAGGATTCAGAACATTTTACTTGTATCAAAGAAGCTTTAAATGGAACCCCAAAAGAATTAACAGAATTAACCCTAAGTCCATTTTCAATTGATTCCCGCAAGTTGTTCAGGTTCTCTTATCTTCCATTTAAGGGTGATAATGATGAAGGAGCAGGCGTGCTTATGCTTGTTAAGAATCTGACAGAAGCTCCTATAGCACTTAATTCTGCAGGAAAAAAGTTTGAATTTATTATAGACGAAATTGATGTAGGGATCTGGGAGGTCGATATGATGGGGCACACTTTATATTTGAATAAATGTATGTGTACCATGTTGAACCTTTCATCTATCGATGATATAAAGGGAAGAACATATTTTGAATTCTTTACTCCCAGAAGCATAGAAGCTATGAGGAATCAGCATCAGAAAAGGTTGGATGATGTAGCTTCCGTTTTTGAAGGGGAATTGATTTCAAAGAATGGCAAAATTCTTAACGTAATGATCCATGGCTCTCCCTTATTTGACAGTTGCGGGAAGATAAAGGGATATATTGGAACGTTTACTGATATTACTCTCAAAATCAACTATCAAAGAGAGTTAAAGAATTCAGAGGAGAGATTCAGAATGTTATTTGAAAAATCTCACCGCGCAAACCTTATATCAAAGGACTACAAAATCACTCTTGTAAATGATGCATTATTAAAGAAGTTCGGATACAGTTCAGTTGATGAGCTTATTGGAAAATCTCCGACTATTCTATTGTCTCCAAAATCATTTGAAGCCATTAATGAACGAATTAGCAGGATAGATAATCATGAAGAAGTAGAGCCAACCTTTGAGTTGTTTTTTGCTGATAAAGATGGTATAGAATTTCCTGCTGAAGTGGAAATTACTTATTTCGAATTGGCTGATGGGAAATCAACTCACATTTCCATTAAAGACATTACGGCTCAGAAAATTGCTGAAGAAGAGATTAAGAGTAGTGAAGCAAAGTTTCGTAGTTTGTTTAACACACAAATGATTGGCATTGCATTTACAGATTCAAATCAGAAGATTGTAGAAGTTAATACTAAGTTTTTGGAGATTATAAAGTACACCAGGGAGCAGTTTTATGAGAAAGAAATGTATTGGAAAGATCTGACTCCTGAAGAATATTTATGGAGAGATGAGATAGCAGTTGAAGAATTTATGAAGAATGGTTTCATTACTCCTTATGAAAAGGAATATCTAAGGCGCGATGGGAGTAAGGTACCTGTGCTTATTGCATCTGCAATTCTTGGAGGAATAAAGAATCTGGGAGTAGGCTTTGTTATTGATGCATCTGAATTAAAGAAAAGCAGAGAAGAAACCAGTAAAATAGCGGAGGAGCTTTCCAAGTTTTTGTATATGGCTTCTCATGATTTGAAAGGTCCATTGGCCTCAGTGATTGGTCTTACCATGGTTGCTAAAGGTGAAGTGGCAGATGCAAAAGCTATTGAATATTTTTCACTTATAGAAAAATGCACCAAAAAACTTGACAGCTCATTGCTTAACCTTATGAAGATAATAAGGATAAAAAGCAATGTTTTTGAATTTGTAGAAATTGATTTCAAAAAGCTGGTGCCGGAGGTACTCGATACATTGATTTATCAGCAGGCATTTGATCTTCCTAAGCTTGAGCTGAATGTTGACCTTAAAACTCCTTTTTTTTCTGATGAAGAATTACTTGTATCTATTTTTCAGAACTTATTTGAAAACTCTATAAAATATAAGTCTCTGCTGAGAAAGCTTCTGATTAAGGTAACAGTGAGAGATTCTAATGATGCTATCGAAATTATAGTTGAAGATAATGGAAGGGGAATCAATTCAAATATTATCAACAGGATTTTCGATATGTTTTATCGTGGAGATTCTGATTCCAAAGGATCTGGATTAGGGTTATATATTGTACAAAATGGGATTGAGAAATTTAATGGAAGTATTTCTGTCCGGAATATTGAATCAGGTGGAGCAGAATTCCATATAATCCTTCCAAGAGATGCAACCATGTCCTGA
- a CDS encoding 5'-methylthioadenosine/adenosylhomocysteine nucleosidase encodes MLTGILVPMPEEIELIISNMNIESVYESGRRNFYKGTLNGHECVVALSRIGKVASSVTAAIMIERFGIDRLIVAGVAGAVNTKLKVGDIVVATEATQHDLDARPLFPQFEAPLLDKAIFPCHDSLVCSAVSCCEEFLQDDFQKYIDREYIDQFSLDSPAVYSGQICCGDQFIGSAQQLNKIQKELPDALCVEMEGGAVGQICYEFNIPYIVVRTISDSANDHAPIDFSKYIENVAKYYTLGVVSKILSKINE; translated from the coding sequence ATGCTTACGGGAATACTTGTACCAATGCCAGAGGAAATCGAGCTGATCATTTCCAATATGAATATAGAATCAGTGTATGAATCGGGCCGTAGAAATTTCTATAAAGGAACACTCAATGGTCACGAATGTGTGGTTGCGCTTTCTCGTATTGGTAAAGTAGCCTCATCTGTAACTGCTGCAATTATGATTGAGCGCTTCGGAATAGATCGTCTTATTGTTGCAGGAGTGGCAGGCGCTGTTAATACAAAATTAAAAGTCGGAGATATAGTAGTAGCAACAGAAGCAACTCAACATGATCTTGACGCCCGTCCTTTATTTCCTCAATTTGAAGCACCTTTGCTAGATAAGGCAATATTCCCATGCCATGATTCGCTTGTCTGCTCTGCTGTTTCCTGTTGCGAAGAGTTTCTTCAGGATGATTTCCAAAAATATATTGACAGGGAATATATAGATCAGTTTTCTCTTGACAGCCCTGCTGTTTATAGTGGACAGATATGTTGCGGAGATCAGTTTATTGGCTCTGCACAGCAACTGAATAAAATACAGAAGGAATTGCCAGATGCTTTATGTGTAGAAATGGAAGGTGGTGCTGTTGGACAGATCTGTTATGAATTTAATATCCCCTACATTGTTGTAAGAACTATTTCAGATTCAGCAAATGATCATGCTCCCATAGATTTCTCCAAATACATTGAAAATGTTGCCAAGTATTATACACTTGGAGTGGTAAGCAAGATTCTGTCAAAGATAAATGAATAA
- a CDS encoding AAA family ATPase: MEAVIFCGIQASGKSTFFKDKFFKTHVRISMDLLRTRNRERLFLETCLKTQQPFVVENTNPTRVDREKYISMARERDYKVIGYYFKTNLKDALERNSCRDGKECVPEVGIKATLKKFELPSLDEGFDKLYCVEIINGEFILKDWSDEV, encoded by the coding sequence ATGGAAGCAGTTATATTTTGTGGTATTCAGGCTTCTGGAAAATCCACTTTTTTCAAGGATAAGTTTTTTAAAACGCACGTGCGCATTTCTATGGATTTGCTAAGGACAAGAAACAGAGAAAGGCTTTTTCTGGAAACCTGTTTGAAAACACAACAGCCTTTTGTGGTTGAAAATACAAATCCTACAAGAGTAGATAGAGAGAAGTATATATCAATGGCCAGGGAAAGAGATTATAAGGTCATAGGTTATTATTTCAAAACAAACCTGAAAGATGCTCTTGAAAGGAATAGCTGTAGAGATGGCAAGGAGTGTGTACCAGAAGTAGGAATAAAAGCCACATTGAAAAAGTTTGAACTACCTTCTCTTGATGAAGGCTTTGATAAGTTGTATTGTGTTGAAATTATTAATGGGGAATTTATATTAAAAGATTGGTCAGATGAAGTTTGA
- a CDS encoding MoaD/ThiS family protein → MKIKIQVFAALKDYLDPQFYLELQEGTTANEVRSQLLTEHPMAESILRKSKLAVNDCFVEGTYTLKDNEHLLIIPPSSGG, encoded by the coding sequence ATGAAAATTAAAATACAGGTATTTGCTGCATTAAAAGATTATCTTGATCCGCAGTTTTATCTTGAGTTACAAGAAGGCACTACAGCAAACGAAGTGCGTTCCCAACTACTAACAGAGCATCCGATGGCTGAAAGTATTCTCCGCAAATCAAAGTTAGCAGTAAACGATTGTTTTGTCGAAGGAACTTATACTCTGAAAGACAATGAACATTTATTAATTATTCCACCATCAAGCGGGGGCTGA
- a CDS encoding molybdenum cofactor biosynthesis protein MoaE, producing the protein MQLITEDQINLITMLSEAHDPKAGAVVLFSGEVRNHSHKRDVDYLFYECYIPMAEKIIKEIIETSYTKFKLHKALCCHRIGKVGISESAVVVITASSHREEAYAANRYIIDRVKHEAPIWKQEFFSDGTYEWGHNCSCFEHQHSH; encoded by the coding sequence ATGCAGTTAATTACAGAGGATCAGATAAATTTGATAACAATGCTTTCCGAGGCTCATGACCCTAAAGCCGGTGCAGTTGTGCTGTTCAGCGGAGAAGTCAGAAATCACAGCCATAAAAGAGATGTAGATTATCTTTTTTACGAGTGCTACATACCAATGGCAGAGAAGATCATTAAAGAAATTATTGAAACCAGCTACACCAAATTTAAACTGCACAAAGCATTGTGCTGCCATAGAATTGGTAAAGTTGGCATCAGCGAAAGTGCGGTGGTTGTTATTACAGCTTCATCTCACAGAGAAGAAGCCTATGCTGCGAACAGATATATCATAGATAGAGTAAAGCATGAAGCACCCATATGGAAACAAGAGTTTTTCTCAGATGGTACCTATGAATGGGGACATAATTGCAGTTGTTTTGAGCACCAACACAGTCATTAA
- a CDS encoding TPM domain-containing protein gives MAKYIFLLLIAFQSFQLKAEYTIETVPNPKNIDGGWLSNPDNLLSEQDVNAINSLITDVENKTTAQIAVVVLQSIGDQVPKDFANRLFNHWGIGQKDKNNGLLLLIVMESKRWEFETGYGLEGTLPDVTLFRIGQQEMVPHFKEGNFGGGILAGLAKLSEILADPEVAESIRSENNSALFKSIPDYKFYAGLAFLCLVITLVVRNSKVKKFKTDGKIESRPLDPLWFYLIIYSVPVILLLNYMMPDIIFDSSSHWSFILLFYSQYLILSVVSRRKTNKYVKDNDPYVELTKLKNSHSSIALYIIFFPFVFIPYFIWYYKRKHFLRNAPRFSSLGKPMTKLDEETDDQYLNKGQLVEEGIKSVDYDVWITEDNDEQKVHKYERTFSKYSNCPGCKYITGYLKSNRTLKAATYSSSGVGEKVYACKNCDHTYKQTYTIPQKERSSSSSSSSSSSSSFGGGSSGGGGAGGSW, from the coding sequence ATGGCCAAATACATTTTTCTATTATTGATTGCTTTTCAATCTTTTCAACTTAAAGCTGAATACACAATTGAAACAGTTCCTAATCCTAAAAATATAGATGGTGGATGGTTAAGCAATCCTGACAACCTTCTAAGTGAACAGGATGTAAATGCTATCAATTCGCTTATTACAGATGTAGAAAATAAAACTACTGCTCAGATTGCAGTAGTGGTGCTGCAATCCATCGGAGATCAGGTACCTAAGGATTTTGCAAACAGGTTGTTTAACCATTGGGGAATCGGCCAAAAAGATAAAAACAATGGTCTGCTACTTCTCATAGTAATGGAATCTAAAAGATGGGAGTTTGAAACAGGATATGGACTGGAAGGAACTCTTCCCGATGTCACACTCTTCAGAATTGGCCAACAGGAAATGGTACCCCATTTTAAAGAAGGCAATTTTGGTGGTGGCATACTTGCAGGCCTTGCCAAATTAAGCGAAATTCTTGCGGATCCTGAGGTAGCTGAATCGATCAGGAGCGAAAACAACTCTGCTTTGTTTAAAAGCATCCCCGACTATAAATTCTATGCAGGTCTGGCTTTTCTATGCCTCGTCATCACATTGGTTGTAAGAAACTCAAAGGTTAAAAAATTTAAGACTGATGGTAAAATCGAAAGCCGCCCACTCGATCCTCTTTGGTTTTATCTAATTATATATTCAGTGCCAGTAATATTACTTCTTAACTATATGATGCCTGACATCATATTTGATTCATCCAGCCATTGGTCTTTTATATTATTATTTTATAGTCAGTATCTTATACTATCTGTTGTTTCCCGTCGTAAAACTAATAAATATGTCAAAGACAATGATCCTTATGTAGAACTGACCAAATTAAAGAATAGCCATTCTTCCATTGCATTGTACATCATCTTCTTCCCATTTGTATTTATACCCTACTTTATATGGTATTACAAACGCAAACATTTTTTAAGAAATGCTCCAAGATTTTCTTCCTTAGGTAAACCCATGACCAAACTGGATGAAGAGACAGATGATCAGTATTTGAATAAAGGACAGCTTGTTGAAGAAGGCATCAAATCCGTTGATTACGATGTGTGGATTACAGAAGATAACGATGAACAAAAGGTTCACAAATATGAAAGAACCTTTTCCAAATATTCGAATTGCCCTGGCTGCAAATACATTACTGGTTATTTAAAATCAAATAGAACACTGAAAGCAGCTACCTATAGCAGTTCCGGGGTCGGGGAAAAGGTTTATGCATGCAAAAACTGTGATCATACTTATAAACAAACATATACTATCCCTCAAAAAGAGCGCTCCAGTTCTTCATCAAGCAGCAGTAGTAGCAGTAGTTCCTTTGGAGGCGGATCATCTGGTGGTGGCGGTGCTGGTGGAAGCTGGTAA
- a CDS encoding four-helix bundle copper-binding protein yields MLNQNDLALIEILNDCGAVCEMCATACLREDNVKMLTKCIELDRDCADICRTAAALLRRDSRIAHQYLLLCEEICRMCAEECKKHSSMRHCKECAEECQRCAEACHELHEPILQK; encoded by the coding sequence ATGTTAAATCAAAATGACCTTGCTTTAATAGAAATTTTAAATGACTGCGGAGCCGTCTGCGAAATGTGTGCTACAGCTTGTCTCAGAGAAGATAATGTAAAAATGCTGACAAAATGTATTGAGCTTGACAGAGACTGTGCGGATATTTGCAGAACCGCAGCGGCGCTTTTAAGAAGAGATTCCAGAATTGCACATCAGTATCTTTTATTGTGTGAAGAAATCTGTAGAATGTGTGCTGAGGAATGCAAAAAACACTCTTCTATGCGTCATTGTAAAGAATGTGCAGAAGAGTGTCAGCGCTGTGCTGAAGCTTGTCATGAACTTCATGAACCTATTTTGCAAAAGTAA